One part of the Kryptolebias marmoratus isolate JLee-2015 linkage group LG13, ASM164957v2, whole genome shotgun sequence genome encodes these proteins:
- the f9b gene encoding coagulation factor IXb produces the protein MARVCLLIFISCFQLQIYGLGAEIQEENTGAVFVTQQAAHTVLNRQRRHNNGHLEEIFFKANLERECKEEVCSMEEAREVFENDEKTMEFWAVHVDGDQCRPEPCQNGGVCQDGINSYTCWCRPNFSGKNCETDITKLCSVNNGGCSHFCMMERQRAVCQCATGYKLGTDRKTCESIVEFSCGLVVLPAGTNTRSITPVQSSFESSTQTRQNDTSDHPDDYNYLTNDYDTNTNDNLNLTVNVSDLPEVGSKKLGSSPNVSLAEAAAGGAEPDPMETFSWGFTKLPNIMAETNSDQRIVGGDEAIPGEIPWQVVLMFHSESLNRALPFCGGSLISDVWVITAAHCLENPDGTKKDFFVRVGEHDVNVHEGPERDHAVAEKHTYLYNSLTSKYNHDIALLKLASPVELSNQRRPICLGPKDFIQNLLRGSTNSLVSGWGRLLFQGPEATKLQKLSVPHVDRTLCKHSSRDHITRYMFCAGYPDGQKDSCQGDSGGPLATSYKGTWFLTGIVSWGEECARKGKYGIYTRVSRYYKWIGNTTGIVEIK, from the exons ATGGCCAGAGTTTgtttactgatttttatttcctgttttcagctgcagatctATGGACTGGGTGCTGAGATTCAAGAAGAAAACacag GAGCTGTGTTTGTGACCCAGCAAGCTGCACACACGGTGCTGAATCGCCAGCGACGGCACAACAATGGTCACCTGGAAGAAATTTTTTTCAAGGCCAACCTGGAGCGAGAATGCAAAGAAGAAGTCTGTTCCATGGAGGAGGCCCGGGAGGTGTTTGAGAATGACGAGAAAACT ATGGAATTCTGGGCCGTTCATGTTG ATGGTGATCAGTGTAGGCCAGAACCCTGCCAGAATGGAGGTGTGTGTCAAGATGGAATCAACTCTTATACCTGCTGGTGCCGACCCAACTTCAGCGGCAAGAACTGTGAGACTG ACATAACCAAACTGTGCTCAGTCAACAATGGTGGATGTTCACATTTCTGCATGATGGAACGTCAGCGAGCCGTGTGTCAGTGTGCAACAGGTTACAAACTTGGAACAGACAGGAAAACCTGTGAATCAATAG TGGAGTTCAGTTGTGGTCTCGTGGTCCTGCCCGCCGGCACCAACACCAGGTCCATCACGCCGGTTCAGTCATCGTTTGAGTCCTCAACTCAAACGAGACAAAATGACACCAGTGACCATCCGGATGACTACAATTACCTGACGAATGACTATGATACCAACACAAATGATAACCTCAACCTTACAGTGAATGTGTCAGACCTACCTGAGGTTGGCTCAAAGAAACTGGGCTCTAGTCCCAATGTAAGTCTGGCTGAGGCTGCCGCTGGCGGTGCGGAGCCAGATCCCATGGAGACGTTTTCATGGGGTTTCACCAAACTCCCCAACATCATGGCTGAAACCAACTCTGACCAGAGGATTGTAGGTGGAGATGAGGCCATTCCTGGAGAGATCCCTTGGCAG GTGGTTCTGATGTTTCACTCAGAGAGTCTTAACAGAGCATTGCCTTTTTGTGGAGGCTCTCTGATTAGTGACGTATGGGTGATTACTGCAGCTCACTGTCTGGAGAATCCGGATGgcacaaaaaaagatttcttcGTCAGAGTTG GTGAGCATGATGTGAATGTTCATGAGGGTCCAGAGAGAGACCATGCTGTGGCAGAGAAACACACCTACCTGTATAATTCTCTAACATCCAAGTACAACCACGACATCGCACTGCTGAAGCTCGCCTCTCCAGTGGAGCTGTCCAACCAGAGGCGTCCTATTTGCCTGGGCCCCAAGGATTTCATACAGAACCTCCTGAGAGGGTCTACGAACTCCCTGGTGAGCGGCTGGGGTCGGCTCCTTTTCCAGGGCCCTGAGGCCACCAAGCTTCAGAAGCTGTCGGTCCCCCACGTGGACCGGACCctgtgcaaacacagcagccgGGACCACATCACGCGGTACATGTTCTGTGCCGGTTACCCAGACGGGCAGAAGGACTCGTGCCAGGGCGACAGTGGAGGGCCACTCGCCACCAGTTACAAAGGAACCTGGTTCCTGACGGGCATCGTCAGCTGGGGGGAGGAGTGCGCCAGGAAGGGAAAGTACGGCATCTACACCCGGGTCTCGCGGTACTACAAGTGGATCGGTAATACGACAGGGATCGTagagattaaataa